The Coffea eugenioides isolate CCC68of chromosome 8, Ceug_1.0, whole genome shotgun sequence genome has a segment encoding these proteins:
- the LOC113781490 gene encoding expansin-like B1 yields the protein MAFNPQHYFLLFLTMALLSELCLAQDAYVTTRATYYGSPDCLGTPFGACGYGEYGRTVNNAQVCGVSRLYKNGSGCGACYQVRCKHPQYCSDEGTKVVATDYGQGHDTDFILSVRAYAKLAKPNVVAELFAAGVIEVEYRRIPCSYPGYNLLVKVHEHSKYPFYLAIVTLYQGGTSDIVAVEVYEESCKQWRGLRRAYGAVWDIANPPKGTLAFRFQVSGSAGVQWVQPNTVLPSEWKAGVAYDTAIQLT from the exons ATGGCTTTCAATCCTCAACActattttcttctctttctcaCGATGGCATTACTCTCTGAATTGTGCTTGGCCCAAGATGCCTATGTAACCACCAGAGCAACATATTATGGCAGCCCTGATTGCCTTGGGACTCCAT TTGGAGCTTGTGGATACGGAGAATATGGACGAACGGTAAACAATGCTCAAGTATGTGGAGTCTCTAGGCTGTACAAGAATGGCAGTGGCTGTGGTGCATGCTATCAG GTTAGGTGCAAGCATCCACAATATTGCAGTGACGAGGGGACTAAAGTAGTGGCGACGGACTATGGCCAAGGGCATGACACAGATTTCATCCTGAGTGTCCGGGCTTATGCCAAATTAGCCAAGCCAAACGTGGTGGCAGAGTTGTTTGCTGCCGGTGTAATTGAAGTCGAGTATCGGAGAATTCCTTGCAGTTATCCAGGCTACAATCTCCTGGTTAAAGTTCATGAACATAGCAAGTACCCCTTTTACCTAGCCATAGTAACACTGTACCAGGGTGGTACATCAGACATCGTCGCTGTTGAAGTCTATGAG GAATCATGCAAGCAGTGGAGGGGTCTACGAAGGGCATATGGCGCAGTATGGGATATAGCTAACCCTCCAAAGGGAACACTGGCCTTCAGGTTCCAAGTGAGTGGCAGTGCTGGGGTGCAGTGGGTGCAGCCGAACACTGTGCTCCCCAGTGAATGGAAGGCTGGGGTTGCTTATGACACAGCTATTCAGCTCACTTGA